GACTTTGCCGACTCGGTCTCCAGCGCCATAGACGCACTCAATCAGAACTTACCGGATCTCATAATCTGTACACTTTATTTAGCAGATGGAGACGCATTGGCCTTGCTTGATCATGTTCATGAACACTTCAGTGAACATCAATTGCCGTTTATGCTAGTCTCCAGTGAAACTCGCCGGCAACAACTCGAAGCCTACAAGCAATCTGGTGTAGTAGCTATTCTACCAAAGCCTTTTACCAAAGAGCACTTAGGCAAGGCAATTAATGCCACTTTGGACTTACTATCCCCTCAAGAGCTAGAGCTCGAATTATACGATATTCAAGATTTGCGTATTTTGGTCGTGGATGACTCTATGTTGGCTCGAAACCACATTCAACGTGTACTGCAAAACCTTGGGGCAACACGTATCAGTGAAGCTGAAAATGGTGCACAAGCATTAGATATATTACAAGAGAGCATGTTCGATCTCATTGTTACGGACTTCAATATGCCAGAAGTCAACGGACAGGAGCTCACAGAAGCAAT
This genomic window from Pseudoalteromonas luteoviolacea contains:
- a CDS encoding response regulator, encoding MNDLLSTDLTILLVEPSVTQRKIIAKELKDEGVQNIDFADSVSSAIDALNQNLPDLIICTLYLADGDALALLDHVHEHFSEHQLPFMLVSSETRRQQLEAYKQSGVVAILPKPFTKEHLGKAINATLDLLSPQELELELYDIQDLRILVVDDSMLARNHIQRVLQNLGATRISEAENGAQALDILQESMFDLIVTDFNMPEVNGQELTEAIRRSDEHAHVPVLMVTSEANETHLANVAQSGVNAMCDKPFEPNIVKQLIYQMLEQN